Proteins encoded in a region of the Inquilinus sp. KBS0705 genome:
- a CDS encoding FtsX-like permease family protein, with protein sequence MLQNYFTIAWRNIWKHKLFSLINIFGLSVGIAFTLLIASYVWHETSVNADLKNIKNQYILQSKWKDPNMGYELATVAQLPVALKEQYPQLVAGYYHWDGVTSNVSKGDKHFREGIQIGDSTFMDTYGIKLLHGDTHTALNDPFSVVVTEAAAIKYFGKTDAIGQTLTIENFSGQKHDFMVSGVLKSTSKNSVLQVNDSNKSSLFLAAKAAKFMGRSLDGWNNAAIAGFIELKEGVKPEALNGPMRSLIRKNAPPQLAANLTPYLVPLSSYYLDANGGTIRKMLYTLSFIALFILMMAVINFVNICISRSSQRMKEMGIRKVLGGLRNQLIWQFLTESVLMVLFATIIALGIYGLVCPYFANLLDADITGLFSFPVYFYLLPVFLALFIGMLAGLYPALVLSSLKSIDSLKGKLDRVKDNVMFRKGLIAFQFATAAIVLIGAIVIAKQIDLFFGKSIGYNKDYIVYAQLPRDWTRPGVQKMEDIRYQLSQLPQVSSVALSWEIPDGNSNTAQTFKISADSTQSVTAALLFTDNEYAKAYGIPLLAGKFFEPQYLPGDSAKVVINEAQSKALGFNTPGEAVGQQFRAQGMPVLTVSGVVGNIQLGTMRTGMQPMVFANVNYIPFYRFFSIRLKPGNMQASLSSLQNKWAEVMPNAPFEYNFIDDALKKMYKTELQLKQASYLATSLAIIIVLLGVLGLISLSIQKRTKEIGIRKVLGSSVQDVILLFLKDFLGTVAIAGLVACPLAYIMMQQWLNGYANKISLTPVPFAIAITALLAVTAVLISIQTIKAALANPVKSLRAE encoded by the coding sequence ATGCTGCAAAATTACTTTACCATTGCCTGGCGAAACATCTGGAAACATAAGCTTTTCTCGCTCATTAATATTTTTGGCCTGTCAGTAGGCATTGCTTTTACTTTGCTTATAGCATCATACGTATGGCACGAAACCAGTGTAAACGCCGACCTGAAGAATATCAAAAACCAGTACATCCTGCAAAGTAAATGGAAAGACCCTAACATGGGATACGAACTTGCCACTGTTGCGCAGTTACCCGTAGCTTTAAAAGAGCAGTACCCGCAGTTAGTTGCCGGCTATTACCACTGGGATGGGGTTACTTCCAACGTATCAAAAGGTGATAAACACTTTCGCGAGGGGATACAGATTGGCGACAGCACATTTATGGATACTTACGGCATAAAGCTGCTACATGGCGATACCCATACCGCACTTAACGATCCGTTTTCGGTAGTGGTAACTGAGGCTGCCGCTATAAAATACTTTGGCAAAACAGATGCCATAGGCCAAACGCTTACCATCGAAAATTTTTCGGGCCAAAAGCACGATTTTATGGTAAGCGGTGTGCTTAAAAGCACCTCCAAAAACTCGGTACTTCAAGTTAACGATAGTAATAAAAGCAGCTTATTTTTAGCCGCTAAAGCCGCCAAATTTATGGGGCGCAGCCTGGATGGTTGGAACAACGCTGCCATCGCCGGTTTTATAGAACTTAAAGAAGGTGTAAAACCCGAGGCTTTAAACGGCCCTATGCGCAGCCTTATCCGCAAAAATGCGCCGCCGCAACTGGCCGCCAACCTTACGCCCTACCTGGTGCCCTTAAGCTCGTATTATTTAGATGCAAACGGCGGTACCATTCGTAAAATGCTTTATACGTTATCGTTCATCGCCTTGTTTATTTTAATGATGGCGGTTATAAATTTTGTAAACATCTGCATTAGCCGCTCATCGCAACGCATGAAAGAAATGGGCATCCGTAAAGTATTGGGCGGTTTAAGAAATCAGCTGATATGGCAGTTTTTAACCGAGTCTGTGTTAATGGTTTTGTTTGCTACAATTATAGCCCTGGGCATTTATGGCCTTGTGTGCCCCTATTTTGCTAACCTGTTAGATGCCGATATTACCGGCTTATTCTCCTTCCCTGTTTATTTTTACCTGCTGCCTGTTTTTCTGGCACTATTTATAGGTATGCTGGCCGGTTTATACCCGGCGCTGGTATTGTCATCTTTAAAGTCGATAGACTCGCTAAAGGGCAAGCTCGACCGCGTTAAAGACAATGTGATGTTCCGCAAGGGGCTTATCGCATTTCAGTTTGCAACAGCAGCCATTGTGCTGATAGGCGCTATAGTAATTGCTAAACAGATCGATCTTTTTTTTGGTAAAAGCATAGGCTACAATAAAGATTACATAGTATATGCGCAGCTACCACGCGACTGGACCCGCCCCGGCGTACAAAAAATGGAAGATATACGTTACCAACTGTCGCAATTACCACAAGTAAGCAGTGTGGCGCTATCATGGGAGATTCCCGATGGCAACAGCAATACCGCCCAAACTTTTAAAATATCGGCAGACTCTACACAATCTGTCACCGCAGCGCTTTTATTTACCGATAACGAATATGCAAAGGCATATGGCATCCCGCTTTTGGCCGGTAAATTTTTTGAACCGCAATACCTTCCCGGCGATTCGGCCAAAGTTGTGATCAACGAGGCTCAATCAAAAGCATTGGGCTTTAATACCCCCGGGGAGGCCGTAGGCCAGCAATTCAGGGCGCAGGGGATGCCGGTACTCACGGTAAGCGGCGTGGTGGGTAACATACAGTTGGGTACCATGCGCACGGGCATGCAACCCATGGTATTTGCCAATGTAAATTACATTCCGTTCTATCGCTTCTTTTCCATTAGGCTAAAACCCGGAAATATGCAGGCCAGCCTTAGCTCCCTGCAAAACAAATGGGCCGAAGTAATGCCAAATGCCCCATTCGAGTATAATTTTATAGACGATGCCCTTAAAAAGATGTACAAAACCGAACTGCAACTAAAACAGGCATCGTATCTGGCAACCTCACTGGCAATTATCATTGTACTATTAGGTGTATTAGGCTTAATATCGCTCAGCATACAAAAACGCACCAAAGAGATAGGCATACGCAAGGTGTTAGGCTCATCGGTACAAGATGTCATCTTGCTGTTTTTAAAAGACTTTTTAGGCACGGTGGCCATTGCGGGGTTAGTGGCTTGTCCGCTGGCTTATATTATGATGCAGCAATGGTTAAACGGTTACGCCAACAAAATAAGCTTAACGCCTGTGCCTTTTGCCATAGCGATTACAGCATTATTGGCTGTTACCGCGGTGCTTATTAGCATACAAACCATAAAGGCTGCACTGGCGAACCCGGTAAAAAGTTTAAGGGCGGAATAA
- a CDS encoding RsmB/NOP family class I SAM-dependent RNA methyltransferase yields MKAINQLKTFQRILGEYPADTPLGKFLPGFYRQNKQMGSTDRRVAGRLIYNYFRLGKALPQLPPEDRLMVAELLCNTQTNSFLQHFKPDWAACIGFTIDEKIALIKATYPDFKLEDVFPWTAQLSAGIDKVAFLKSFFVQPDLFIRVNKGFEQQVKTELTKAGVVFKDEGNGCLSMPNGTRLEAIFPNQHWFSVQDLSSQQTANYFKPQQWDSWWDACAASGGKSLLLHNLQPDIKLVVSDIRESILSNLDDRFQQAGLRKYQKKLMDLTENNEQLLYNYAFDGIILDAPCSGSGTWGRTPEMIAQFDLHKTDFFKRLQQSIVTNVVKHLKPGRPLIYITCSVFKAENEDAVNFITKELGLQVEETKVLTGYENKADTMFVARLVAPTAPSPNDAFEELS; encoded by the coding sequence ATGAAAGCGATAAACCAGCTTAAAACGTTTCAGCGAATATTGGGCGAATACCCTGCTGATACCCCTTTAGGCAAATTTTTACCAGGCTTTTATCGCCAAAACAAGCAAATGGGCTCAACAGACAGGCGTGTTGCCGGAAGGTTGATCTATAATTACTTTCGCTTAGGTAAAGCACTGCCCCAACTACCGCCCGAAGACAGGCTGATGGTGGCAGAGCTATTGTGCAACACCCAAACCAACTCGTTTTTGCAGCATTTTAAACCCGATTGGGCGGCTTGTATTGGTTTTACTATTGATGAGAAGATAGCCCTGATAAAAGCTACCTACCCCGATTTTAAACTGGAAGATGTTTTTCCCTGGACGGCACAACTATCGGCAGGGATTGATAAAGTGGCCTTTTTAAAGTCGTTTTTTGTGCAGCCCGACCTGTTTATACGTGTAAACAAGGGCTTTGAGCAACAGGTAAAAACCGAACTAACCAAGGCCGGGGTTGTTTTTAAAGATGAAGGCAACGGCTGCCTGAGCATGCCCAACGGTACACGTTTAGAAGCCATATTCCCTAACCAGCATTGGTTTAGCGTACAGGATCTGTCTTCGCAACAAACGGCCAATTACTTTAAGCCGCAACAATGGGACAGCTGGTGGGATGCCTGCGCAGCATCGGGCGGCAAATCGTTATTGCTGCATAATTTGCAGCCGGATATTAAACTGGTGGTATCAGATATCCGCGAATCTATCCTGTCTAATTTAGACGACCGCTTTCAGCAGGCCGGTTTACGCAAGTACCAAAAAAAGCTGATGGACCTTACTGAGAACAACGAGCAACTTTTATACAATTATGCATTTGATGGTATCATTTTAGATGCTCCTTGCAGTGGCTCGGGTACCTGGGGCCGCACGCCCGAGATGATAGCCCAGTTTGATCTGCATAAAACTGACTTTTTTAAGCGCCTGCAGCAAAGCATTGTTACCAATGTAGTAAAGCACCTTAAACCCGGCAGGCCGCTTATATATATCACCTGCTCGGTTTTTAAGGCCGAGAACGAGGATGCCGTAAATTTCATCACCAAAGAATTAGGCCTGCAGGTAGAAGAAACAAAGGTGCTAACCGGTTACGAAAACAAAGCCGATACCATGTTTGTGGCCAGGCTGGTGGCACCTACTGCCCCATCGCCAAACGATGCTTTTGAGGAGCTTAGTTAA